The Sebastes fasciatus isolate fSebFas1 chromosome 4, fSebFas1.pri, whole genome shotgun sequence genome window below encodes:
- the myrf gene encoding myelin regulatory factor isoform X3, with protein MDVVDETEALQRFFEGHDIISSLEPANIDTSILEEYISKEDDSTDICFSEVHSTPGPNYSSPQAGVSSSGGLVCGVSPPIPLRQGAPPPGPPNCQNAYPPGPSLGLRQNYLCLGQQQQQQQQQQQQQQQQQHHQHQQQQQQAHVKPEHSEHRGHYAPGTLPESPPDSSSEPYSPQQVNDPHMIRTMTPENMCHMTPTPPLPPHGHYPSMHRDMYLKPEPMISQYPIGPATSGSGDMQQTQMLHQLLQHPQGQDGVPAHQAKKRKHSDSPNSSINSQILTGIIKQEPGLMSDADNSYMDPNYQCIKWQPHQQNKWTPLYDANCKELPMPTYRVDADKGFNFSLADDAFVCQKKNHFQVTVYVGMLGDPKYIKTSDGLQPIDCFYLKLNGVKVEAVNQSISVEQSQSDRSKRPFKPVMVTLPSEQVTKVTVGRLHFSETTANNMRKKGKPNPDQRYFMLVVALHAQSHSQSYTVAAQASERIIVRVTSGHASNPGQFESDNEVLWQRGQLPDSVYHHGRVGVNTDRPDEAMVIHGNLKVMGSLVHPSDIRTKENVQEVNTTDNLKRISQMRLVHYQYKPEFAATVGIETTSETGVIAQEVQQILPEAVKEGGDFSCSNGETIPKLLVVNKDRIFMENVGAVKELCKLTDNLETRIDELERWSRKLAKLRRLDSMKSTVSGGTVSQSGSYFSRTGSGPLRKKPVKPGSKSPTPDQGCISQRFMQGTILALVIVMAFSVISMSVLYVLTLHHRGDVTEKDGHVPSCVLYVSWMPIFTATVTFCPPVCPWSRAALGSSRKSPYTPLSTTPAPACCSTTTLNNQSETALVLNNNQSTPDLGSPVPTPGTISKKAKSRPMDKDGRNRNRLTHTSAPQYFAKSKRPAPTDQGGLGSTNRLPPGQPTLPRRQRSLHTKGGRSAPSLTSLHIVETNQEITTQSCARPESCSYTVSLHGKRNSSISHITLHMTSMNNVWVRQCGATKGRLCPNHTETELYGGQSTSTKGTHHVWSVPVLSFQDITYHFRVSLSSEVICATEGETSSYSDYHFLIRSSCV; from the exons ATGGACGTGGTAGATGAAACAGAAGCGTTACAGAGATTTTTTGAAG GTCATGATATTATCAGTTCTCTGGAGCCAGCCAACATCGACACCAGTATCCTGGAAGAGTACATCAGCAAGGAGGACGATAGCACTGACAT CTGTTTCTCAGAGGTCCACAGCACCCCAGGACCAAATTACTCATCTCCCCAGGCAGGAGTGTCCTCCTCTGGGGGGTTGGTGTGTGGTGTGAGCCCCCCTATTCCACTGCGCCAAGGAGCCCCTCCGCCTGGGCCTCCTAACTGTCAGAACGCCTACCCCCCAGGTCCGTCCCTGGGCCTCCGACAAAACTACCTCTGCCtgggacagcagcagcagcagcagcagcagcagcagcagcagcagcagcagcagcagcaccaccaacaccagcagcagcaacagcaggctCACGTCAAGCCTGAGCACAGTGAGCACAGGGGCCACTACGCTCCAGG gacacTACCTGAGTCCCCCCCAGACTCCAGCTCAGAGCCGTACTCTCCTCAGCAGGTGAATG ATCCTCACATGATCAGGACCATGACACCAGAGAACATGTGTCACATGACTCCAACGCCACCCCTCCCACCACACGGGcactatcccagcatgcatcggGACATGTACCTGAAGCCTGAGCCCATGATATCGCAGTATCCCATTGGTCCAGCCACAAGCGGAAGTGGAGACATGCAGCAGACTCAGATGCTCCATCAGCTGCTGCAGCATCCTCAGGGGCAAGA CGGCGTACCTGCTCACCAAGCCAAGAAGAGGAAGCACTCTGACTCTCCCAACAGCTCCATCAATTCCCAAATCCTCACAGGTATCATCAAACAAGAACCAG GTTTAATGTCGGATGCAGACAACTCCTACATGGACCCAAACTATCAGTGCATTAAGTGGCAGCCGCACCAGCAGAACAAGTGGACACCACTGTATGACGCAAACTGCAAAGAGCT TCCAATGCCAACCTACCGTGTCGATGCTGACAAGGGCTTCAACTTCTCCTTGGCTGATGACGCTTTTGTTTGCCAGAAGAAGAATCATTTCCAGGTCACAGTCTACGTAGGCATGCTGGGAGATCCCAAGTACATCAAGACGAGTGATGGCCTGCAGCCCATCGACTGCTTCTATCTCAAACTCAACGGAGTAAAG GTGGAGGCCGTGAATCAGTCTATCAGTGTGGAGCAGTCACAGTCTGACCGCAGCAAGAGACCATTTAAGCCAGTGAT GGTCACCCTGCCCTCAGAGCAGGTCACCAAGGTCACAGTGGGGCGGCTCCACTTCAGCGAGACCACGGCAAATAACATGAGGAAGAAGGGCAAACCAAACCCTGACCAAAG GTATTTCATGCTGGTGGTGGCGCTGCATGCTCAGTCCCACAGTCAGAGCTACACTGTGGCTGCCCAAGCATCTGAGAGGATCATCGTCAGGGTAACGTCTGGCCAT GCATCCAACCCAGGCCAGTTTGAAAGTGACAACGAGGTGCTGTGGCAGCGCGGCCAACTGCCAGACTCAGTCTACCACCACGGGAGAGTCGGTGTCAACACCGACCGGCCGGACGAGGCCATGGTTATCCATGGCAACCTGAAGGTCATGGGCTCCCTGGTGCACCCGTCTGACATCAGGACCAAAGAAAATGTCCAGGAG gTCAACACCACAGACAATTTGAAACGGATTTCTCAGATGAGGCTGGTCCATTATCAATACAAGCCTGAGTTTGCTGCCACCGTGGGCATAGAGACCACTTCAGAGACTG GAGTGATCGCTCAAGAGGTTCAGCAGATTCTGCCTGAAGCAGTGAAGGAGGGGGGCGATTTCTCGTGCAGCAATGGAGAAACTATCCCCAAACTATTAGTGGTCAACAAG GACCGTATCTTCATGGAGAACGTGGGAGCGGTGAAGGAGCTGTGCAAGCTGACAGACAACCTGGAGACTCGTATAGACGAACTGGAGCGCTGGAGCCGCAAACTGGCCAAGCTGCGTCGTCTAGACAGCATGAAGAGCACCGTGAGCGGAGGCACCGTCAG CCAATCAGGGAGTTATTTCAGCAGAACAGGAAGTGGCCCTCTCAGGAAGAAACCAGTCAAACCAGGGAGCAAG AGTCCGACTCCAGATCAAGGCTGCATCAGCCAGAGGTTCATGCAGGGAACCATCCTGGCGCTGGTCATTGTCATGGCCTTCAG TGTCATTTCCATGTCCGTCCTTTATGTGTTGACTCTTCACCACAGAGGAGACGTCACAGAGAAAGATGG CCATGTTCCTTCCTGTGTTCTCTACGTCTCTTGGATGCCCATCTTCACTGCCACTGTAActttctgtcctcctgtctgccCATG GTCCAGAGCTGCACTGGGATCCTCACGCAAGAGTCCATATACTCCACTGTCCACCACCCCTGCACCAG CTTGCTGTTCAACTACAACcctaaacaaccaatcagaaacaGCTTTGGTATTGAATAACAACCAATCCACACCAG ATTTAGGCAGCCCGGTTCCCACACCAGGTACTATAAGCAAGAAGGCCAAGTCCAGACCGATGGACAAGGACGGCCGCAACAGAAACCGTCTGACTCACACCTCAGCACCTCAGTACTTTGCCAAGTCCAAAAGGCCGGCACCTACAGACCAAGGCGGACTGGGATCCACCAACCGTCTGCCCCCAGGTCAGCCGACACTGCCACGCAGACAACGCAGCCTTCACACAAAGG GAGGAAGGTCAGCTCCCTCTCTGACTAGTCTACATATCGTGGAGACAAACCAAGAAATCACAACACAAAGTTGCGCAAGACCTGAAAGCTGCAG CTACACAGTATCACTCCATGGAAAAAGAAATTCCTCCATCTCACATATCACTTTGCACATGAC GTCTATGAACAACGTGTGGGTACGACAATGTGGAGCCACCAAGGGACGTTTATGTCCCAACCACACGGAGACAGAGCTCTATGGTGGACAGAGTACATCAACAAAG GGGACTCATCACGTGTGGTCGGTGCCCGTGCTGTCCTTCCAGGACATCACCTATCACTTCCGTGTCTCCCTGTCG AGTGAAGTGATCTGTGCCACTGAGGGAGAAACCTCATCATACTCTGACTACCATTTCCTCATCCGAAGCAGCTGTGTGTGA
- the myrf gene encoding myelin regulatory factor isoform X5: MLWLRAGHDIISSLEPANIDTSILEEYISKEDDSTDICFSEVHSTPGPNYSSPQAGVSSSGGLVCGVSPPIPLRQGAPPPGPPNCQNAYPPGPSLGLRQNYLCLGQQQQQQQQQQQQQQQQQHHQHQQQQQQAHVKPEHSEHRGHYAPGTLPESPPDSSSEPYSPQQVNDPHMIRTMTPENMCHMTPTPPLPPHGHYPSMHRDMYLKPEPMISQYPIGPATSGSGDMQQTQMLHQLLQHPQGQDGVPAHQAKKRKHSDSPNSSINSQILTGIIKQEPGLMSDADNSYMDPNYQCIKWQPHQQNKWTPLYDANCKELPMPTYRVDADKGFNFSLADDAFVCQKKNHFQVTVYVGMLGDPKYIKTSDGLQPIDCFYLKLNGVKVEAVNQSISVEQSQSDRSKRPFKPVIDFVSPRVTLPSEQVTKVTVGRLHFSETTANNMRKKGKPNPDQRYFMLVVALHAQSHSQSYTVAAQASERIIVRVTSGHASNPGQFESDNEVLWQRGQLPDSVYHHGRVGVNTDRPDEAMVIHGNLKVMGSLVHPSDIRTKENVQEVNTTDNLKRISQMRLVHYQYKPEFAATVGIETTSETGVIAQEVQQILPEAVKEGGDFSCSNGETIPKLLVVNKDRIFMENVGAVKELCKLTDNLETRIDELERWSRKLAKLRRLDSMKSTVSGGTVSQSGSYFSRTGSGPLRKKPVKPGSKSPTPDQGCISQRFMQGTILALVIVMAFSVISMSVLYVLTLHHRGDVTEKDGHVPSCVLYVSWMPIFTATVTFCPPVCPWSRAALGSSRKSPYTPLSTTPAPACCSTTTLNNQSETALVLNNNQSTPDLGSPVPTPGTISKKAKSRPMDKDGRNRNRLTHTSAPQYFAKSKRPAPTDQGGLGSTNRLPPGQPTLPRRQRSLHTKGGRSAPSLTSLHIVETNQEITTQSCARPESCSYTVSLHGKRNSSISHITLHMTSMNNVWVRQCGATKGRLCPNHTETELYGGQSTSTKGTHHVWSVPVLSFQDITYHFRVSLSSEVICATEGETSSYSDYHFLIRSSCV; the protein is encoded by the exons ATGCTTTGGCTACGCGCAG GTCATGATATTATCAGTTCTCTGGAGCCAGCCAACATCGACACCAGTATCCTGGAAGAGTACATCAGCAAGGAGGACGATAGCACTGACAT CTGTTTCTCAGAGGTCCACAGCACCCCAGGACCAAATTACTCATCTCCCCAGGCAGGAGTGTCCTCCTCTGGGGGGTTGGTGTGTGGTGTGAGCCCCCCTATTCCACTGCGCCAAGGAGCCCCTCCGCCTGGGCCTCCTAACTGTCAGAACGCCTACCCCCCAGGTCCGTCCCTGGGCCTCCGACAAAACTACCTCTGCCtgggacagcagcagcagcagcagcagcagcagcagcagcagcagcagcagcagcagcaccaccaacaccagcagcagcaacagcaggctCACGTCAAGCCTGAGCACAGTGAGCACAGGGGCCACTACGCTCCAGG gacacTACCTGAGTCCCCCCCAGACTCCAGCTCAGAGCCGTACTCTCCTCAGCAGGTGAATG ATCCTCACATGATCAGGACCATGACACCAGAGAACATGTGTCACATGACTCCAACGCCACCCCTCCCACCACACGGGcactatcccagcatgcatcggGACATGTACCTGAAGCCTGAGCCCATGATATCGCAGTATCCCATTGGTCCAGCCACAAGCGGAAGTGGAGACATGCAGCAGACTCAGATGCTCCATCAGCTGCTGCAGCATCCTCAGGGGCAAGA CGGCGTACCTGCTCACCAAGCCAAGAAGAGGAAGCACTCTGACTCTCCCAACAGCTCCATCAATTCCCAAATCCTCACAGGTATCATCAAACAAGAACCAG GTTTAATGTCGGATGCAGACAACTCCTACATGGACCCAAACTATCAGTGCATTAAGTGGCAGCCGCACCAGCAGAACAAGTGGACACCACTGTATGACGCAAACTGCAAAGAGCT TCCAATGCCAACCTACCGTGTCGATGCTGACAAGGGCTTCAACTTCTCCTTGGCTGATGACGCTTTTGTTTGCCAGAAGAAGAATCATTTCCAGGTCACAGTCTACGTAGGCATGCTGGGAGATCCCAAGTACATCAAGACGAGTGATGGCCTGCAGCCCATCGACTGCTTCTATCTCAAACTCAACGGAGTAAAG GTGGAGGCCGTGAATCAGTCTATCAGTGTGGAGCAGTCACAGTCTGACCGCAGCAAGAGACCATTTAAGCCAGTGAT TGATTTTGTTTCTCCCAGGGTCACCCTGCCCTCAGAGCAGGTCACCAAGGTCACAGTGGGGCGGCTCCACTTCAGCGAGACCACGGCAAATAACATGAGGAAGAAGGGCAAACCAAACCCTGACCAAAG GTATTTCATGCTGGTGGTGGCGCTGCATGCTCAGTCCCACAGTCAGAGCTACACTGTGGCTGCCCAAGCATCTGAGAGGATCATCGTCAGGGTAACGTCTGGCCAT GCATCCAACCCAGGCCAGTTTGAAAGTGACAACGAGGTGCTGTGGCAGCGCGGCCAACTGCCAGACTCAGTCTACCACCACGGGAGAGTCGGTGTCAACACCGACCGGCCGGACGAGGCCATGGTTATCCATGGCAACCTGAAGGTCATGGGCTCCCTGGTGCACCCGTCTGACATCAGGACCAAAGAAAATGTCCAGGAG gTCAACACCACAGACAATTTGAAACGGATTTCTCAGATGAGGCTGGTCCATTATCAATACAAGCCTGAGTTTGCTGCCACCGTGGGCATAGAGACCACTTCAGAGACTG GAGTGATCGCTCAAGAGGTTCAGCAGATTCTGCCTGAAGCAGTGAAGGAGGGGGGCGATTTCTCGTGCAGCAATGGAGAAACTATCCCCAAACTATTAGTGGTCAACAAG GACCGTATCTTCATGGAGAACGTGGGAGCGGTGAAGGAGCTGTGCAAGCTGACAGACAACCTGGAGACTCGTATAGACGAACTGGAGCGCTGGAGCCGCAAACTGGCCAAGCTGCGTCGTCTAGACAGCATGAAGAGCACCGTGAGCGGAGGCACCGTCAG CCAATCAGGGAGTTATTTCAGCAGAACAGGAAGTGGCCCTCTCAGGAAGAAACCAGTCAAACCAGGGAGCAAG AGTCCGACTCCAGATCAAGGCTGCATCAGCCAGAGGTTCATGCAGGGAACCATCCTGGCGCTGGTCATTGTCATGGCCTTCAG TGTCATTTCCATGTCCGTCCTTTATGTGTTGACTCTTCACCACAGAGGAGACGTCACAGAGAAAGATGG CCATGTTCCTTCCTGTGTTCTCTACGTCTCTTGGATGCCCATCTTCACTGCCACTGTAActttctgtcctcctgtctgccCATG GTCCAGAGCTGCACTGGGATCCTCACGCAAGAGTCCATATACTCCACTGTCCACCACCCCTGCACCAG CTTGCTGTTCAACTACAACcctaaacaaccaatcagaaacaGCTTTGGTATTGAATAACAACCAATCCACACCAG ATTTAGGCAGCCCGGTTCCCACACCAGGTACTATAAGCAAGAAGGCCAAGTCCAGACCGATGGACAAGGACGGCCGCAACAGAAACCGTCTGACTCACACCTCAGCACCTCAGTACTTTGCCAAGTCCAAAAGGCCGGCACCTACAGACCAAGGCGGACTGGGATCCACCAACCGTCTGCCCCCAGGTCAGCCGACACTGCCACGCAGACAACGCAGCCTTCACACAAAGG GAGGAAGGTCAGCTCCCTCTCTGACTAGTCTACATATCGTGGAGACAAACCAAGAAATCACAACACAAAGTTGCGCAAGACCTGAAAGCTGCAG CTACACAGTATCACTCCATGGAAAAAGAAATTCCTCCATCTCACATATCACTTTGCACATGAC GTCTATGAACAACGTGTGGGTACGACAATGTGGAGCCACCAAGGGACGTTTATGTCCCAACCACACGGAGACAGAGCTCTATGGTGGACAGAGTACATCAACAAAG GGGACTCATCACGTGTGGTCGGTGCCCGTGCTGTCCTTCCAGGACATCACCTATCACTTCCGTGTCTCCCTGTCG AGTGAAGTGATCTGTGCCACTGAGGGAGAAACCTCATCATACTCTGACTACCATTTCCTCATCCGAAGCAGCTGTGTGTGA